DNA from Chitinophaga pendula:
AATGCCTTTCCGGCTGCCGTTGCTACTAATACACTATTTTGGGGGTTTCTGGCCACAGCGATCTTTTCAAGTGTTTTCAAAACAATTGTTGCCAGCCCCTTCCGGCGATGGTCTATATGAGTTTCTATACGATCATATACTACGATGTCTTCCACGAAGACCAAACGTCCAATGGCGGCAATGTCCCCTTTAGTTGTCAGTATCCTGACAACAGCTACGGGCATTTCATCTTTAATTTCCATTATATATTCTGCCATTAGGTTTGCCTTAGCGGGAGACATCGGTTGCCTGCAAGTCATCATAAAACCAAGCGGTTGTATGACCCAGCGTGAAGGCAGGATATCTTTCACTATTTCCGGAGCTGCACATAGCTTCAGAAAAATCCATGGTTCAACGATCGTGTTTGCGAGTTCCATCCATTCATCGGTAACATTGGGGAATACATAACGAGCTTTCTGCTGTAGCCAGCCTACGTCTACCCTGAACCCGCTGCCATTTTTGACCGGTGCACGTAAATTACGGGACAAGGCCCACCCTTTCAGCCATTTTTCTACTATAACCGGATCTGCCATATATCATATATATAGGGTAAATTACAAATAAATCAACGAATCTACACTACCAAGGGTGTTAGTCACGAGCACCCGGTTATTTTACCTGGCAGGCTATTTTAACAAAATACCATATCCCGGAAATACCGACGAAGCGAAAGTAATAAGTGGTTTTAGTAACACCATGATAATGCAATAAACTGCCAGAAAAAGTGACAGTAAAAATAGGGGTTGTAGCGAAAAGCCCCGGCAACAAATACGTTCCGGGGCTTATGAGTTCCAGTTTTCAGTAAGACGGATTAATTATTGACGTATTTTAAAGTAGTGGTCTTAAGTAGTTTACCAATTTTACGGTTGATCGTTTTGTGTGATGCTACGCGGCCTTTTGTATCAAATTCATACTCATAGCCAAGTATGCTTACCGCCCCTTCTCTACGCTCCACCGGGAGGTTCAGTGCTTTAAATATAGGCAAGCCGTTTTCCATTTGTTCTTTCAGGTATTCAGGATCACCGGGCTGACCCGGCTTCCCTGTATGGTAGGCGATGCTGATAGAATCTGGTAAATAAGCATCGGTAGGATAATACTGCTGATTCAACAGAAAGTTGCCGGTTTCTGCATCTACGCGCCAGCGTTTTTCGTACGTATTGTTTCCCTCATATGTCCTCTCTGTACGTCCGGAGATATAGTTAGCTGAAACACTATTGTAGGAATAAACTTCTTCTGTCCTACTCTCGTTAGCTCCCGCTTCGTTATAACTATACTTGTTCTTTCCACGGATAAGTCCATCACTATTATAAAGTGCAACCGTCCTTTCCTGCAGGTAGGCATTGGCAGATGGCGTCGATCTCATCCAGCGTTCAACGGATTGTATCCTTGTTGAACTTGCCACGTAGGTGAATCGGTATTCTCTTATAAAATCAACATCTACCAGAGGTAGGCTAGCGCCGCCGCTATTTCTCCTTTTCCCTTTGAAATGATCAGTAACCAAGCTTAACCGACCAGATGCATCATAAGTATATTGCAAAGTATTAGTCCTATCGTACCAAAGCGGCACTAAATCTTCTGTTTTAATGAATATTTCTGCTAGTTTATAGCTATCTGAGGTGTAAGTATCCGGCAATGGGATACCTCTCTCGGTTTTGCCAGTCCTGGCGTTTTCTGTTTCCGGTTGAATCTTTTCTGCCGGAAGGTTGTTCTTTTTACAGGATGCCGCTACCAGCAACATGCCTGAAAGAATGCATGCAGTAATTCTCATGAGATATAATGTTTAAGATTTAAAAGGAATATCGTGCTCCTGC
Protein-coding regions in this window:
- a CDS encoding GNAT family N-acetyltransferase, whose amino-acid sequence is MADPVIVEKWLKGWALSRNLRAPVKNGSGFRVDVGWLQQKARYVFPNVTDEWMELANTIVEPWIFLKLCAAPEIVKDILPSRWVIQPLGFMMTCRQPMSPAKANLMAEYIMEIKDEMPVAVVRILTTKGDIAAIGRLVFVEDIVVYDRIETHIDHRRKGLATIVLKTLEKIAVARNPQNSVLVATAAGKALYETLGWSTYSLYTSIVIPANPPV